One region of Acropora muricata isolate sample 2 chromosome 13, ASM3666990v1, whole genome shotgun sequence genomic DNA includes:
- the LOC136895109 gene encoding DELTA-actitoxin-Afr1a-like, giving the protein MSSADRTENGDSFGPDVKQSLSFDDLSKQLVCLWLKMDRDISYILFLLLIISVAMITTLGSAIKAKNPNGEELEALLQPSNYSNPQMNPKDQVSEKQKRVDPATVVPGATLTKGALKDALTAIGSTDRKISIVIDNESGYEWEKPTHYFYSGTSDTNLPYHLHNGDAVLYTARKTSGSVRGAVGVVAYSVPWIRGTIAVMFSVPYDYGLFENWWNVKLYNGIKRADYKIFEDMYYDANPFQATGWHERDLDTICKFRGAMSSSGQATLEIYVLRKLASDI; this is encoded by the exons ATGTCTTCTGCTGACCGAACTGAAAATGGTGATAGTTTTGGTCCTGATGTAAAACAATCGCTTTCCTTTGATGATTTATCAAAACAACTTGTCTGTTTATG gTTGAAAATGGACCGTGACATCAGTTATATCTTGTTCTTGCTCTTAATCATTTCGGTTGCTATGATTACCACCTTAGGATCTGCGATCAAGGCAAAGAATCCAAATGGAGAG GAACTTGAGGCCCTGTTGCAGCCATCTAACTATTCAAACCCACAGATGAACCCGAAAGACCAAGTCAGCGAAAAGCAGAAGAGAGTAGATC CTGCAACTGTTGTTCCTGGTGCTACCCTTACAAAGGGTGCGCTAAAAGACGCTCTGACCGCCATCGGTAGCACAGACCGCAAAATTTCCATTGTTATTGACAACGAAAGTGGATATGAATGGGAGAAACCTACCCACTACTTCTACTCTGGCACTTCGGACACAAACTTGCCATATCATCTTCACAATG GGGACGCCGTGCTGTACACAGCTCGTAAGACTTCGGGGTCAGTTAGAGGAGCCGTTGGAGTCGTGGCATACAGTGTTCCATGGATCCGCGGAACGATTGCCGTAATGTTCTCTGTTCCTTATGACTACGGGCTCTTCGAAAATTGGTGGAATGTTAAGCTTTACAATGGAATAAAACGGGCCGACTACAAGATCTTCGAGGACATGTACTATGACGCAAATCCCTTCCAGGCAACTGGTTGGCATGAAAGAGACCTAGATACCATTTGTAAATTTAGGGGCGCAATGTCCAGCTCTGGTCAAGCTACATTGGAGATTTACGTCCTGAGGAAATTAGCAAGTGACATTTAG